Proteins found in one Methylobacter sp. S3L5C genomic segment:
- a CDS encoding NAD(P)/FAD-dependent oxidoreductase: MAENNNEKHKIVIVGGGAAGLELATSLGSKLGKKGLAEVTLIDAASTHIWKPLLHEVAAGTLDESEQVEYLPQGHRNHFRFRLGKMEGLDRQKKQIFVSPTLSDSGEELIPGRTFSYDTLVMSVGSVSNTFNIKGVAEHCLFLDVTAQAFKFQKQLFESYLKSYIGKDSANVKPLSIAIVGAGATGVELAAQLHEVTNVLAIYGLNEKSTVKLTIIEAATQLLPALPIKLAAATQQQLIDLGVDLKMGRRVIEITKEGITTHDGEFIEADLKVWAAGIKAPDWMKNLDGLETNHINQLVVDSTLKTNDDDIFAMGDCAACVWQGHTGNVPPRAQAAHQQASVLCKSIINRLKGRHLVNFVYYDYGSLVSLGKYTTVGNLMGNLMGTVSIGGFIAKVVYLSLYKMHQVAIHGYFRTAMLTLSNAFRRGVYTKIKMH, translated from the coding sequence ATGGCTGAAAATAATAATGAAAAACATAAAATAGTAATCGTTGGTGGCGGAGCTGCTGGTCTTGAGCTGGCGACCAGTTTAGGCAGTAAGTTAGGTAAAAAAGGCTTGGCGGAAGTGACGTTAATTGATGCAGCATCGACGCACATCTGGAAACCGTTATTACACGAAGTTGCCGCAGGAACATTGGATGAGTCAGAACAGGTTGAATATTTGCCACAAGGGCATCGTAACCATTTCCGTTTTAGATTAGGCAAAATGGAAGGTCTGGACAGGCAGAAAAAGCAAATTTTTGTCAGCCCCACGCTGAGTGACAGCGGCGAAGAGCTTATCCCTGGTCGTACTTTTAGTTATGATACCTTGGTCATGTCGGTTGGTAGCGTCAGCAATACCTTTAATATTAAAGGTGTCGCAGAACATTGTCTGTTTTTGGATGTAACTGCTCAAGCGTTTAAATTTCAAAAGCAATTATTTGAATCTTATCTAAAAAGTTATATAGGTAAAGACAGTGCCAATGTTAAGCCTTTGTCCATCGCTATTGTAGGTGCAGGTGCTACCGGCGTTGAGTTAGCTGCACAACTGCACGAAGTAACCAATGTTCTGGCAATTTACGGCTTAAATGAAAAAAGTACGGTTAAGTTGACAATTATTGAGGCAGCAACGCAATTATTACCGGCTTTACCGATTAAACTGGCTGCTGCCACACAGCAGCAACTTATTGATTTGGGCGTTGATCTTAAAATGGGCCGCCGGGTCATCGAAATAACCAAAGAAGGTATCACGACCCATGATGGTGAATTTATTGAAGCCGATCTTAAGGTTTGGGCTGCGGGTATTAAAGCACCGGATTGGATGAAAAATCTGGATGGGTTGGAAACCAATCATATTAATCAGTTAGTCGTTGATAGTACCTTAAAAACCAATGATGATGATATTTTTGCCATGGGTGATTGTGCGGCTTGTGTTTGGCAAGGCCATACCGGCAACGTACCTCCCAGAGCGCAAGCGGCTCATCAACAGGCATCAGTTTTATGTAAATCAATTATCAATCGCTTAAAAGGCCGTCATCTGGTTAATTTTGTTTATTATGATTACGGCTCGCTGGTTTCCTTGGGTAAATACACTACGGTCGGTAATTTGATGGGTAATTTAATGGGAACGGTGAGCATTGGCGGTTTTAT
- a CDS encoding Spy/CpxP family protein refolding chaperone, with amino-acid sequence MNKKIIILAMALALPLTVAASSGDKNHVGGHHGNRIEHMTKSLDLTAEQKTKVEALFKEQGEKSKIIHEETQARLQSVLSKEQLTKMTELKKQRHEKWQKNMKH; translated from the coding sequence ATGAACAAGAAAATCATAATTTTGGCAATGGCATTAGCGCTTCCATTAACTGTAGCGGCATCTTCTGGCGATAAAAACCATGTCGGCGGCCATCATGGCAACAGAATTGAACATATGACCAAGAGTTTGGACTTGACGGCTGAGCAAAAAACCAAAGTGGAAGCCTTATTCAAGGAACAAGGCGAAAAATCAAAAATCATTCACGAAGAAACCCAAGCACGATTACAGTCTGTTTTGAGCAAAGAACAACTAACAAAAATGACGGAGCTGAAAAAACAACGTCATGAAAAATGGCAAAAAAACATGAAGCATTAA
- a CDS encoding alpha-amylase family glycosyl hydrolase — MYEQVSHSLLNAILDDLKPEIRRQNLRHFYTRLGANFYAIYSLFFTLYGHREDFKEQMLRLVETMAEGYINRSSELEGIDIQREQDHNWFLSQNWVGMALYTNGFAESLDDLADKTPYFQELGINMVHIMPILMCPAGKSDGGYAISNFRQIDDRIGDLKDLHRVAEEFRKRDILLVLDIVLNHTSDEHEWAQKAMSGDPRYQDYYFMFDNREVPDMFEQNMPEIFHESDPGNFTWNEETQKWVMTVFHNYQWDLNYSNPTVLIEMLDIILFWANQGVDVLRLDAVAFLWKKIGSASQNERNAHLILQLMKDCCQVTAPGVLFIAEAIVAPVEIIKYFGEDAIIAKECEIAYNATLMALLWDGIATKNTKLLYQGIKNLPDKLERATWLNYVRCHDDIGFGFDDNDVRASGYEPFAHRKFLVDYFSGQFNASPARGMVFMFNNETGDARICGSLASLAGLESALENDDQTLISASINKILLLHSIIMSFGGIPLLYSGDALGVTNDYSYQDNPSKSDDSRWINRPTIDWERAELRKKQGTVEYTLFNGLKKMIAIRKETSAFADFNNRELLDISNEHLICFVRFNPLRPADRVMVIANFDAKPQYLDLESLNGKGINFYNHVVDLYTGSSPTQHDRQIILQPYQFYWLTEI; from the coding sequence ATGTACGAACAAGTTTCCCACTCCCTCTTGAATGCCATTCTGGATGATTTAAAACCGGAAATCAGGAGGCAGAATTTACGGCATTTTTATACTCGTCTGGGCGCCAATTTTTATGCTATTTATTCGCTTTTTTTTACCCTCTACGGACATCGTGAGGACTTTAAAGAGCAAATGTTACGCCTTGTTGAAACGATGGCCGAAGGCTATATTAATCGTTCTTCGGAACTTGAAGGTATCGATATCCAACGTGAGCAGGATCATAACTGGTTCTTGTCACAAAACTGGGTCGGTATGGCACTTTATACCAACGGTTTTGCCGAGAGTTTAGATGATTTGGCTGACAAAACGCCTTATTTCCAGGAGCTAGGCATCAATATGGTACATATTATGCCCATTTTGATGTGCCCTGCCGGTAAAAGTGATGGCGGCTATGCCATCAGTAATTTCCGGCAAATCGACGACCGGATCGGCGATCTCAAGGATTTACACAGGGTAGCGGAAGAATTCAGGAAACGCGATATTCTATTGGTTCTGGATATCGTGCTGAATCATACTTCCGATGAACATGAATGGGCCCAAAAAGCGATGAGCGGCGATCCCCGTTATCAAGATTATTACTTTATGTTCGATAACCGTGAAGTTCCGGATATGTTCGAGCAGAATATGCCGGAAATTTTTCACGAAAGCGATCCGGGTAACTTTACCTGGAATGAAGAGACGCAAAAATGGGTAATGACAGTCTTCCACAATTACCAGTGGGATTTAAATTATAGTAACCCTACCGTACTTATTGAGATGCTCGATATCATCCTGTTCTGGGCCAATCAGGGTGTTGACGTGCTACGTCTTGATGCCGTTGCTTTCCTGTGGAAAAAAATCGGCTCAGCCTCCCAGAATGAGCGCAATGCACACTTGATTTTACAGTTGATGAAAGATTGCTGCCAAGTGACCGCACCTGGCGTATTGTTTATTGCTGAAGCAATTGTTGCACCGGTTGAAATCATTAAATATTTCGGCGAAGATGCCATCATTGCCAAGGAATGTGAAATTGCTTACAACGCCACGTTGATGGCATTGTTGTGGGATGGCATTGCCACCAAAAATACTAAATTGCTCTATCAAGGGATAAAAAACCTGCCTGACAAACTGGAACGGGCAACCTGGCTCAACTATGTGCGCTGCCACGATGACATCGGCTTCGGTTTCGATGACAACGACGTCCGGGCCTCAGGGTACGAGCCTTTTGCACATCGAAAATTTCTGGTCGATTATTTTAGTGGTCAGTTCAATGCTTCTCCTGCCAGAGGCATGGTCTTTATGTTTAACAACGAAACCGGCGATGCACGTATTTGCGGTTCTCTGGCATCTTTGGCAGGCCTGGAGTCAGCATTGGAAAATGATGACCAGACCCTGATTTCGGCCTCCATCAATAAAATTCTGTTACTACACAGTATTATTATGTCTTTTGGCGGTATTCCTCTGCTTTATAGTGGCGATGCACTTGGTGTAACCAACGACTATAGTTATCAGGATAATCCCAGCAAAAGCGACGATAGCCGCTGGATTAACCGCCCCACAATCGACTGGGAAAGGGCTGAATTACGAAAAAAACAAGGCACAGTAGAATATACCTTGTTTAATGGCCTGAAAAAGATGATCGCTATTCGCAAAGAAACATCAGCATTTGCCGATTTCAACAATCGTGAATTACTGGATATCAGCAATGAACATTTAATTTGTTTTGTCCGATTTAATCCCCTACGTCCCGCAGATCGGGTCATGGTCATCGCCAATTTTGATGCCAAACCTCAATATCTTGATTTGGAATCCTTAAACGGCAAAGGTATTAATTTTTATAACCACGTCGTTGATTTATATACTGGCAGCAGTCCTACTCAACATGATCGCCAAATTATCTTACAGCCTTATCAATTTTATTGGTTAACAGAAATATAA
- a CDS encoding HAD-IIB family hydrolase, with the protein MPKHILICTDLDRTLLPNGKQPESPKARSVFSRLVSRPEVTLAYVSGRHLELVKNAISEYELPLPDWIIGDVGTTIYRLQNREWLHWFEWEQEIATDWQGRTANDLRALFTDLPALCLQEEAKQNRYKLSYYVPLQTDITALQKTMAQRLEAQNLAASLIYSVDEATSMGLLDILPAHATKLHAVEFLMQHQGFDYANTVFAGDSGNDLPVLTSAIQSVLVANADGDVIEQAKIEARKLKTMAAFYLAQGGFLGMNGNYSAGILEGIAHYHPETRLWMEENHEQ; encoded by the coding sequence ATGCCTAAGCATATCCTGATTTGCACCGATCTCGACCGGACGTTGTTGCCAAATGGCAAGCAACCAGAATCGCCCAAAGCCCGATCAGTTTTTAGCCGTTTGGTTTCGCGCCCCGAAGTGACACTGGCTTATGTCAGTGGTCGGCATCTTGAATTAGTCAAAAATGCCATCAGTGAATACGAACTGCCGTTACCCGATTGGATTATCGGTGATGTCGGCACAACTATTTACCGGTTACAGAACCGGGAATGGCTACATTGGTTTGAATGGGAACAGGAAATCGCCACTGATTGGCAAGGAAGAACAGCCAACGATTTACGCGCTTTATTTACAGATTTACCCGCGTTATGCTTACAGGAAGAAGCCAAGCAAAATCGCTACAAATTAAGCTATTATGTGCCATTACAAACAGATATTACTGCCCTGCAAAAAACAATGGCACAGCGCTTGGAAGCGCAAAACTTGGCTGCCAGTTTGATCTACAGCGTTGATGAGGCAACGTCGATGGGGCTCTTGGATATATTACCTGCGCACGCCACAAAACTGCATGCGGTAGAATTTTTAATGCAGCATCAGGGCTTTGACTACGCCAATACAGTTTTCGCTGGCGATAGCGGTAACGATTTACCGGTACTCACTAGCGCCATTCAATCGGTATTGGTTGCCAATGCCGATGGCGATGTTATTGAGCAGGCTAAAATCGAAGCCCGAAAACTGAAAACGATGGCGGCATTTTATCTTGCGCAAGGTGGTTTTCTGGGCATGAACGGCAATTATAGTGCCGGAATTCTTGAGGGCATCGCCCATTATCACCCTGAAACACGACTTTGGATGGAAGAAAACCATGAGCAATAA
- a CDS encoding carbohydrate kinase — protein sequence MSNNPLIHIFGEVLIDHFPDGSDVLGGAPFNVAWHLQAFGQAPRFISRIGNDLAGHEIATLMDTWGMNRDAVQKDCKHPTGSVRVIIKDGEPYYDIVADSAYDFIDTALLEKKDTAGILYHGSLAIRNPVSLAALQVIKASHQGKVFIDINLRQPWWELEILVPLLHDADWVKLNELELAALCPEGFKDQGLEKIMQAFCAQFDLETLVVTCGAKGAAAYDKQLHFITVEPPASTPVIDTVGAGDAFASVLLLGLSKQWPVEVTLDRAQAFACALVGRRGATVTDKEFYQLFSEQWH from the coding sequence ATGAGCAATAATCCTCTTATCCATATTTTCGGGGAAGTACTAATCGACCATTTCCCCGATGGCAGCGATGTTCTGGGCGGCGCACCATTTAATGTCGCATGGCATTTGCAGGCCTTTGGACAAGCTCCCCGCTTCATTAGCAGGATTGGCAATGATCTTGCGGGCCATGAAATTGCCACGTTAATGGATACCTGGGGCATGAACCGTGATGCCGTGCAAAAAGATTGTAAGCATCCTACCGGCAGTGTTCGGGTAATCATCAAGGATGGAGAGCCATATTACGATATCGTTGCCGATAGTGCCTACGATTTTATCGACACGGCATTACTGGAAAAAAAAGACACCGCAGGCATTTTATACCATGGCTCGTTAGCCATCAGAAATCCTGTCTCACTTGCAGCATTGCAAGTCATTAAAGCCAGCCATCAAGGCAAGGTTTTTATTGATATCAATTTACGGCAACCCTGGTGGGAGCTAGAAATACTGGTGCCATTGCTACATGATGCCGATTGGGTCAAACTCAATGAACTCGAACTGGCTGCCTTATGCCCTGAAGGCTTTAAAGACCAGGGACTGGAAAAGATCATGCAGGCATTTTGTGCGCAATTCGACCTGGAAACGCTGGTCGTAACTTGTGGCGCAAAAGGTGCCGCCGCTTACGATAAGCAACTACACTTCATAACTGTCGAGCCACCGGCAAGCACACCGGTAATTGATACCGTCGGTGCCGGCGATGCTTTCGCTTCAGTGTTGCTACTGGGACTGAGCAAACAATGGCCTGTTGAAGTAACCCTCGACCGGGCGCAAGCGTTCGCCTGTGCCTTGGTTGGCAGACGTGGAGCTACCGTAACTGATAAAGAATTTTATCAATTATTCAGCGAACAATGGCATTGA
- a CDS encoding response regulator produces the protein MNHILIVEDELKLARLQVDYLQNAGFDTDFLSNGLEVFPWLKVNHTDLILLDLMLPGRDGLDICRELRRFSTVPIIMITARIEEIDRLLGLELGADDYICKPFSPREMVARVKAVLRRQQVPTIEAGARAVKLDHNSFRVLAGEQDIELTTVEFQLLQALYQQPGRIFSRSKLMDLIYPDQRIVSDRTIDSHIKKLRKKLTDLLPDQELIHSVYGAGYRYDPQDRVVD, from the coding sequence ATGAATCATATCCTGATTGTAGAAGATGAATTAAAACTGGCTCGCCTGCAAGTCGATTATCTGCAAAACGCAGGCTTTGACACCGATTTTTTAAGTAATGGTTTGGAGGTGTTCCCGTGGCTTAAAGTAAATCACACTGATTTAATCTTGCTGGATTTAATGTTGCCGGGCCGTGATGGTCTGGATATTTGCCGTGAACTTCGACGTTTCAGTACTGTGCCTATTATCATGATTACTGCGCGTATTGAAGAAATAGACCGCTTGCTAGGACTGGAGCTGGGAGCAGATGATTATATTTGTAAACCTTTTAGTCCTCGTGAAATGGTTGCCCGCGTCAAAGCAGTGCTTCGCCGGCAGCAAGTGCCAACGATAGAGGCTGGCGCCAGGGCTGTAAAGCTGGATCATAACAGTTTCCGGGTACTGGCCGGTGAGCAAGACATAGAATTAACCACAGTCGAATTTCAGTTGTTACAGGCTTTATATCAGCAGCCCGGGCGTATTTTTTCACGTTCAAAATTAATGGATCTTATTTATCCCGATCAACGTATCGTTTCAGACCGGACTATTGATAGCCATATCAAAAAACTTAGAAAAAAATTAACCGATTTATTGCCAGATCAGGAATTGATTCATTCGGTTTATGGTGCCGGCTATCGATACGATCCTCAGGACAGAGTTGTCGATTAA
- a CDS encoding ATP-binding protein: MHKTIRAKFFLTFLMTTLLVVSGMYVFMRWSLNQGFTEFVETRQQEQVTNLIEELTEYYAGNQSWSNLATDKQKWIDLLWQSNPHGHHRPPLWAKQAQKEANNIWPPVIPDLPVKKRFIPLELRAMLLNSDKTIIFGRKEALLQLALQPVFFQEKIVGFLGLLPGKTINQVSEVRFMERQSEAFIWIALLMIFLSAGLAWLLAYTLGRPLKRITTAAKALAVGRYDSRLPVESNDELGQLARDFNDMAAALEQSEQARRRWVADISHELRTPLAILRGELEALQDGIRPLTAEAIDSLFGDVMRLNRLTEDLYQLSLSDQGALSYRKVHVDPVELLKEDLAALKPEFQNKKITIELTNKLAGSIRIYADPDRLSQLYRNLLNNSANYTDNNGQLAIIIFQEGDKLVLNFSDSSPGVPESELPKLFDRFYRLESSRNRHHGGAGLGLAICSNIVEAHNGTIQAQLSPLKGLTIRIELPISS, translated from the coding sequence ATGCATAAAACAATCCGGGCCAAATTTTTTTTAACGTTTCTTATGACTACGCTTCTGGTCGTTTCAGGGATGTATGTTTTTATGCGCTGGTCTTTAAATCAAGGCTTTACTGAATTTGTAGAGACCCGGCAGCAGGAACAGGTGACAAACCTGATTGAAGAACTGACCGAATATTATGCAGGTAATCAGAGCTGGAGCAATCTTGCCACTGACAAGCAAAAATGGATTGATTTGTTGTGGCAGTCCAATCCCCACGGTCATCATCGACCTCCACTGTGGGCCAAGCAGGCACAGAAAGAAGCCAATAATATTTGGCCGCCGGTAATACCTGATTTGCCTGTAAAAAAACGTTTTATCCCTCTTGAGCTTCGAGCTATGTTATTAAATAGTGACAAGACGATTATTTTTGGTCGTAAAGAAGCTCTACTACAACTAGCCTTGCAACCTGTTTTTTTTCAAGAAAAAATAGTTGGTTTTCTTGGGCTTTTACCGGGTAAAACAATTAACCAAGTCAGTGAAGTCCGATTTATGGAGCGGCAATCTGAAGCCTTTATCTGGATTGCCTTGCTGATGATTTTTTTGTCTGCCGGTCTTGCCTGGTTACTGGCCTACACCTTGGGACGACCGCTCAAACGTATCACCACAGCGGCAAAGGCGCTTGCTGTAGGTCGTTATGATAGCCGCTTACCCGTCGAATCTAACGATGAGTTAGGCCAATTGGCCCGAGATTTTAATGATATGGCTGCAGCATTGGAGCAATCAGAACAGGCAAGGCGGCGCTGGGTGGCGGATATTTCTCATGAATTGCGTACCCCTCTGGCCATATTACGTGGTGAACTGGAAGCCTTGCAAGATGGCATTCGACCTCTTACCGCTGAGGCTATAGATTCGCTATTTGGTGATGTGATGCGACTTAATCGTTTAACGGAAGATCTTTATCAATTGTCCCTGTCTGACCAAGGTGCATTAAGTTATCGCAAAGTACACGTTGATCCGGTGGAACTATTAAAAGAAGACTTGGCGGCATTAAAACCGGAATTTCAAAATAAAAAAATCACTATTGAGCTGACTAATAAACTGGCCGGCTCTATCCGTATTTACGCTGATCCAGACCGCTTGTCCCAACTTTATCGAAACCTGCTTAACAATAGCGCGAATTACACCGACAATAATGGACAGTTAGCTATTATCATCTTTCAGGAAGGCGATAAGCTGGTGCTCAACTTCTCTGATAGTTCACCTGGCGTGCCCGAAAGCGAACTGCCCAAATTATTCGACCGGTTTTATCGACTGGAAAGCTCACGCAACCGTCATCATGGCGGTGCTGGTCTTGGCTTGGCTATTTGCAGTAATATTGTTGAGGCTCATAATGGTACGATACAAGCACAACTGTCGCCTTTAAAAGGGCTTACTATCCGCATTGAATTACCGATTAGCTCATGA
- a CDS encoding HAD family hydrolase codes for MIEHTKTGPLYIVLISIHGLIRGHDLELGRDADTGGQTKYVVELAKALAQQPDVERVDLVTRRIIDSQVSTDYAEPIELLAKNLQIIRIEGGPEAYICKEELWDHLDSFADNLLSWLHRQPRLPDILHSHYADAGYVGVRLSHRTGLPLIHTGHSLGRDKCRQLLANGLSMEDIEQRYHLSRRIDAEEDTLTNADMVITSTRNEIEEQYELYDCYMPEKMAIIPPGTDLDMFHPPTCAGKDISFAATLEMSLHKQDKPMILALSRPDERKNIIGLLEAYGESPRLQQLANLVIVAGNREDIREMSDGPQGVLTELLLVTDYYDLYGLVALPKHHSSDEVADIYRLAAATGGIFINPALTEPFGLTLLEAAASGLPLVATENGGPVDIIGNCHNGLLVDPLDKPAIAKALLTILENPKIWQKFSENGLKNVARLYSWETHAQAYLQKIQTFSQYRENLPKMPPVTKTGRYPARAIFTSIDHTLLGDPKGLEQFVQFIRENRKKFLFGIATGRRMDSALAVLKKHHIPMPDILISSLGTEIYYAPQLVADITWAHHIDHLWTPKVLQRIVSGLPGLTPQVKSEQSRFKLSYHYDSNIAPSIEEILTLLRQHELPANPTLSFGQFFDIIPARASKGLALRYIARQWNIPLERILVTGGSGADEDMLRGNTLGVVVANRHREELSLLGDTEHVYFAEGPHAWGILEAIKHYDFLNL; via the coding sequence ATGATTGAACATACTAAAACCGGTCCACTGTATATTGTATTAATTAGCATCCACGGTCTGATTCGGGGACACGACCTGGAATTGGGACGTGATGCCGATACGGGAGGCCAAACCAAATATGTCGTTGAGCTGGCTAAAGCGCTCGCACAGCAACCGGATGTCGAACGCGTGGATTTGGTAACGCGGCGAATAATCGACAGTCAAGTAAGCACCGATTATGCAGAACCCATCGAACTACTGGCTAAAAATTTACAAATAATCCGTATTGAAGGCGGTCCCGAAGCCTATATCTGCAAAGAAGAACTATGGGATCATCTGGACAGTTTCGCCGATAATTTACTCAGTTGGCTACACCGTCAGCCCCGATTACCGGATATTTTGCACAGCCATTATGCCGATGCCGGCTATGTTGGCGTCCGCCTTTCGCATAGAACAGGCTTACCGTTAATTCATACCGGGCATTCTCTGGGGCGCGACAAATGCCGCCAACTGCTGGCCAACGGCTTGTCGATGGAAGATATCGAACAACGCTATCATTTATCACGCCGCATTGATGCCGAAGAAGATACGCTGACCAATGCCGATATGGTGATAACCAGTACCCGTAATGAAATTGAAGAGCAATACGAGCTCTACGATTGCTATATGCCTGAAAAGATGGCTATCATTCCGCCGGGAACCGATCTCGACATGTTTCATCCGCCCACCTGCGCAGGCAAAGACATTAGTTTTGCAGCAACTCTTGAAATGTCTCTGCATAAGCAGGATAAGCCGATGATTTTGGCGCTTTCCCGACCCGATGAACGAAAAAACATCATAGGGCTTTTGGAAGCCTATGGTGAATCACCACGATTACAACAATTAGCCAATCTGGTGATAGTCGCTGGTAATAGGGAAGATATCAGGGAAATGAGTGACGGCCCGCAAGGCGTTTTAACCGAATTATTACTGGTGACAGATTACTACGATCTCTACGGCCTTGTCGCCCTACCCAAACACCACTCATCTGATGAAGTTGCCGATATTTATCGTCTTGCGGCGGCAACTGGCGGTATTTTTATCAACCCGGCATTAACCGAACCGTTTGGTTTAACCTTGTTGGAAGCTGCGGCTAGTGGATTGCCGCTAGTTGCCACGGAAAATGGCGGTCCGGTCGATATTATCGGTAATTGCCATAACGGCTTATTGGTCGATCCATTGGATAAACCGGCAATTGCCAAGGCACTGTTGACTATCCTCGAAAATCCAAAAATCTGGCAAAAATTCTCCGAAAACGGGCTGAAGAACGTTGCCCGACTTTATTCCTGGGAAACCCACGCACAAGCCTATTTGCAGAAAATACAGACATTTTCGCAATACCGTGAAAACCTTCCGAAAATGCCTCCGGTTACCAAAACAGGGCGCTATCCTGCACGTGCCATTTTCACCTCTATTGATCATACCCTATTGGGCGATCCCAAAGGGCTTGAACAATTCGTACAATTTATTCGCGAGAATCGTAAAAAATTTCTGTTCGGCATAGCCACTGGACGACGAATGGATTCGGCACTGGCCGTTTTAAAAAAACACCACATCCCCATGCCGGATATTTTAATTTCCAGTCTCGGCACTGAAATCTATTACGCCCCGCAATTAGTTGCTGACATCACCTGGGCTCATCATATTGATCACTTGTGGACACCAAAAGTGCTACAACGCATCGTTAGTGGTTTACCCGGTCTGACACCACAAGTTAAAAGCGAGCAAAGCCGGTTTAAACTTTCCTATCATTACGACAGCAATATTGCACCGTCAATTGAAGAAATCCTTACGCTACTGCGACAACATGAACTACCTGCCAACCCGACACTCTCGTTTGGTCAATTTTTCGACATTATCCCGGCCAGAGCCTCCAAAGGACTTGCCTTACGCTATATTGCCCGGCAATGGAATATTCCTCTGGAGCGTATCCTGGTTACAGGCGGCTCCGGTGCCGATGAAGACATGCTGCGTGGCAACACACTCGGTGTAGTGGTTGCCAACCGCCACCGTGAAGAATTATCGTTACTGGGCGATACCGAACATGTCTATTTCGCCGAGGGACCGCATGCCTGGGGCATATTGGAAGCGATCAAGCACTATGATTTTCTTAACCTTTAA